A region of Sulfurimonas sp. DNA encodes the following proteins:
- a CDS encoding autotransporter domain-containing protein, with product MYKKSFFILTVFLFSPLILSGIEMVGLGGSNSQADAVNSDGSVVVGTSKSTSNNTKAFRWTQAGGMVDLGDLGGGHSQAHGVNSDGSVVVGNSKSASNNTEAFRWTQAGGMVGLGDLGGGSSHASGVNSDGSVVVGNSHSEAFRWTQAGGMVGLGDLGGGHSEAHAVNSDGSVVVGNSKSTNNNTKAFRWTQAGGMVDLGDLGGGHSKVKAVNSDGSVVVGNSKSTNDATEAFRWTQAGGMVGLGYLAGGVFFSKANAVNSDGSVVVGVSKYTSGHEAFRWTQETGMQSLTKWLQKSGYTLSGWSKTSATGVSADGRVIVGYGTSSNGREAFIARGGSGLPDGGGLIGLSTLTMSLSSIANVNVQGMSILNTTMHGAHGHPGSNRASDDKYTMWTAGDFAYNDRYETKDNFYLAEVGFGYRQNDYVRYSMSYGQTTGASKLLYEGKNKIDGYFFVIEADIRLPIELPIYTTLSYMYGKNDLDIKRGYENAGSLDYSEAKTDQNMQAFRLRVQGQSEKDYIYPYVEYNYASVTTDAYTEINGGFPASFNKNKENTNDIRVGFDSNFKLNEKNRVITSLEGIHRMEKESNGISGTVIGFSSFHLAKEIYKQNWIKATVGIESTFNVGKFTLTLNSTSKSADPQYWVGANYSLSF from the coding sequence TTGTACAAAAAGTCATTTTTTATATTAACAGTATTTTTATTTTCCCCACTTATATTAAGTGGAATAGAAATGGTTGGTTTAGGAGGAAGTAATAGTCAGGCAGATGCAGTTAATTCAGATGGAAGTGTTGTTGTCGGAACTAGTAAGTCTACCAGCAATAATACTAAAGCTTTTCGTTGGACACAAGCAGGGGGAATGGTAGATTTAGGAGATTTAGGAGGAGGTCATAGTCAGGCACATGGAGTTAATTCAGATGGAAGTGTTGTTGTCGGAAATAGTAAATCTGCCAGCAATAATACTGAAGCTTTTCGTTGGACACAAGCAGGAGGAATGGTAGGTTTAGGAGATTTAGGAGGAGGTTCTAGTCATGCAAGTGGAGTTAATTCAGATGGAAGTGTTGTTGTCGGAAATAGTCATTCTGAAGCTTTTCGTTGGACACAAGCAGGAGGAATGGTAGGTTTAGGAGATTTAGGAGGAGGTCATAGTGAGGCACATGCAGTTAATTCAGATGGAAGTGTTGTTGTCGGAAATAGTAAATCTACCAATAATAATACTAAAGCTTTTCGTTGGACACAAGCAGGGGGAATGGTAGATTTAGGAGATTTAGGAGGAGGTCATAGTAAGGTTAAAGCAGTTAATTCAGATGGAAGTGTTGTTGTCGGAAATAGTAAATCTACCAACGATGCTACTGAAGCTTTTCGTTGGACACAAGCGGGAGGAATGGTAGGTTTAGGATATTTAGCAGGGGGAGTTTTTTTTAGTAAGGCAAATGCAGTTAATTCAGATGGAAGTGTTGTTGTCGGGGTTAGTAAATATACCAGTGGTCATGAAGCTTTTCGTTGGACACAAGAAACAGGAATGCAAAGCTTAACTAAATGGCTTCAAAAGAGTGGATATACCCTAAGCGGTTGGAGTAAGACTAGTGCAACTGGAGTAAGTGCTGATGGTAGAGTAATTGTAGGATATGGTACTTCTTCAAATGGTCGAGAGGCCTTTATAGCAAGAGGTGGAAGTGGTCTTCCTGATGGAGGTGGTCTTATTGGATTAAGTACATTAACTATGTCGCTTAGTAGTATAGCAAATGTAAATGTACAAGGAATGAGTATACTTAACACTACAATGCATGGAGCCCATGGACATCCAGGTTCAAATAGAGCCTCAGATGATAAATATACCATGTGGACAGCAGGTGACTTTGCATATAATGATAGATATGAAACTAAAGATAACTTTTACTTAGCAGAAGTAGGCTTCGGATATAGACAAAATGATTATGTAAGATATAGTATGTCTTATGGGCAAACAACGGGAGCTAGTAAACTACTTTATGAAGGGAAAAATAAAATAGATGGGTATTTTTTTGTAATTGAGGCAGATATAAGATTACCAATAGAATTACCAATATATACTACACTCTCTTATATGTACGGTAAAAATGATTTAGACATAAAAAGAGGATATGAAAATGCAGGTAGCCTAGACTACTCAGAAGCTAAAACCGATCAAAATATGCAAGCCTTCAGACTAAGAGTACAAGGGCAGTCAGAAAAAGATTATATTTATCCTTATGTTGAATATAACTATGCAAGTGTAACAACAGATGCATATACAGAAATAAATGGAGGATTTCCTGCCAGTTTTAATAAAAACAAAGAGAATACAAATGATATAAGAGTAGGATTTGATTCTAACTTTAAACTAAATGAAAAAAATAGAGTAATAACAAGCCTTGAAGGTATACACCGTATGGAAAAAGAATCAAATGGAATAAGTGGAACGGTGATAGGCTTTAGCTCATTTCATTTAGCTAAAGAAATATACAAACAAAATTGGATAAAAGCAACTGTAGGAATAGAGAGTACTTTTAATGTTGGAAAATTTACCTTAACACTAAATTCCACTTCAAAGAGTGCAGACCCTCAATACTGGGTAGGAGCTAATTACTCTTTGTCTTTTTAG
- a CDS encoding ammonium transporter, which yields MKRYLLALLALPTLVFAEDILNSGDTAWMLVATAFVMLMTPAGLALFYGGLTRSKNVLNTMGMSLGAYAVGTLVWVLVGYSIAFGDGDFIGTGKVMLSGITSDTLSGTIPELLFVAFQGTFAAIAVAIASGSMIERVKFSTYMVFAALWIVAVYAPVTHWAWGGGETLNFGEMDFAGGTVVHLNAGVAGFVVALILGRRKDYGKVAIKPFSPMLVVLGAALLWFGWFGFNAGSEVAADGVAASAFLVTNVAASLGVIGWILVEWLVYKKATLVGGASGAVAGLVAITPASGSAGIEGAIIIGLVGGALGFYGVSKLKGIFKVDDSLDAFWIHGLVGIWGSVATAIFIADYAMAEDYNMVTQLGAQFSAIGLTIVYSGIVTAIVFYIASALTGGGRVDEETESRGLDETVHGEKALNL from the coding sequence ATGAAGAGATATTTACTTGCTTTATTAGCATTGCCAACCTTGGTCTTTGCAGAGGATATATTAAATAGTGGTGACACTGCTTGGATGTTAGTTGCTACGGCTTTTGTTATGTTAATGACTCCTGCAGGACTTGCACTTTTTTATGGTGGTCTTACAAGAAGCAAAAATGTACTAAATACAATGGGTATGAGTTTAGGTGCTTACGCTGTTGGTACTTTAGTATGGGTTTTAGTTGGTTACTCTATTGCTTTTGGTGATGGAGATTTTATAGGAACAGGTAAGGTAATGTTATCAGGAATCACTTCTGATACTTTAAGCGGAACTATTCCAGAGTTACTTTTTGTTGCCTTTCAAGGAACATTTGCTGCAATCGCTGTTGCAATCGCTAGTGGTTCTATGATTGAGAGAGTTAAATTCTCAACTTATATGGTATTTGCAGCTTTATGGATAGTGGCTGTTTATGCACCTGTTACACACTGGGCATGGGGTGGTGGTGAAACACTTAACTTCGGTGAGATGGACTTTGCTGGTGGTACTGTTGTTCACTTAAATGCAGGTGTCGCTGGTTTTGTTGTTGCTTTGATACTTGGAAGAAGAAAAGACTATGGCAAAGTTGCAATTAAACCTTTTTCTCCGATGTTAGTTGTTCTTGGTGCTGCTCTATTATGGTTTGGTTGGTTTGGTTTTAATGCAGGAAGTGAAGTTGCTGCTGATGGTGTTGCTGCTTCTGCATTTCTTGTAACAAATGTTGCTGCTTCACTTGGTGTAATTGGTTGGATACTTGTTGAGTGGCTAGTTTACAAAAAAGCTACTTTAGTTGGTGGTGCTTCTGGTGCTGTTGCTGGATTGGTTGCAATTACTCCGGCATCTGGTTCTGCTGGTATTGAAGGTGCTATTATAATAGGTCTTGTTGGTGGTGCACTTGGTTTTTATGGTGTTTCTAAGCTAAAAGGTATATTTAAAGTTGATGATTCTTTAGATGCATTTTGGATTCATGGTCTTGTTGGTATTTGGGGTTCAGTTGCAACTGCAATCTTTATTGCCGACTATGCGATGGCAGAAGATTATAATATGGTAACTCAATTGGGCGCTCAATTCTCAGCTATTGGTTTAACAATTGTTTATTCGGGTATAGTTACGGCAATTGTATTTTATATAGCTTCAGCACTTACAGGTGGCGGTAGAGTTGATGAAGAGACAGAAAGTCGTGGTCTTGATGAAACAGTTCATGGTGAAAAGGCACTTAATCTATAA
- a CDS encoding P-II family nitrogen regulator encodes MKRVEAIIKPFKLEDVKDALAEIGIEGMTVSEVKGYGRQKGHSELYRGAEYVVDFLPKIKMDIVVNDEMVDSVTSTIVEAARTGKIGDGKIFVSDIEKIIRIRTGETDNEAV; translated from the coding sequence ATGAAAAGAGTAGAAGCAATTATAAAACCGTTTAAACTAGAAGATGTTAAAGATGCATTAGCAGAAATTGGTATAGAAGGAATGACGGTAAGTGAAGTTAAAGGTTATGGTCGTCAAAAGGGACACAGTGAGCTTTATCGTGGAGCTGAGTATGTAGTTGATTTCTTACCAAAAATAAAAATGGACATTGTTGTAAATGACGAGATGGTTGATAGTGTAACAAGTACAATCGTCGAAGCTGCTAGAACTGGTAAGATAGGTGATGGTAAGATATTTGTTAGTGATATAGAAAAAATTATTCGTATTCGTACAGGTGAAACTGATAACGAAGCGGTATAA
- a CDS encoding ammonium transporter, with translation MLEADFKYIIDTFFILFSMVLIIFMVPGFAMLEAGLVRTKNVTSVLTINVMIYTIASLAFLLIGYTLAFGSWENNSMSIWAAFMFQMAFVGKTINIMSGGVSERVRIFPLAMFAVIMGAFIYPTVVNISWGADMIAGTFLDLDMYDLAGSTVIHSTGGWALLAAIMIIGSRKGRYSNGKIRVIPASNIPLVVLGAFLLWIGWFGFNGGSIGSISSVENANLVAKTIMNTNTAGLSGALIAGIMMYVRYKLFDITMILNGALGGLVAVTAGPDLYDMYTPILIGLVGGTLVVFAVPIFDKFKLDDPVGALSVHLVNGIWGTLAVGIFVDSISFMAQLKGVVVVAFFAFSVSFVVLYLINKISKFRADDDAQQEGMDVNECGVEAYPEFRRAI, from the coding sequence ATGTTAGAAGCTGATTTTAAATATATTATAGATACTTTTTTTATACTTTTTTCAATGGTACTTATAATCTTTATGGTACCAGGTTTTGCTATGCTAGAAGCAGGGCTAGTTCGTACAAAAAATGTTACTTCTGTTTTAACTATAAATGTAATGATTTATACTATTGCATCTCTCGCTTTTTTGCTTATTGGATATACGCTTGCTTTTGGTTCATGGGAAAATAATTCTATGAGCATCTGGGCAGCATTTATGTTTCAGATGGCATTTGTTGGTAAAACAATTAATATTATGAGTGGTGGTGTTAGTGAGCGTGTTCGTATTTTTCCTTTAGCTATGTTTGCTGTTATTATGGGTGCTTTTATCTATCCTACAGTAGTAAATATTAGCTGGGGTGCAGATATGATAGCAGGAACTTTTCTTGATTTAGATATGTATGATTTAGCAGGTTCTACTGTGATTCACTCTACTGGAGGATGGGCTCTTTTAGCTGCTATTATGATTATTGGTTCTCGTAAAGGTCGTTACTCAAATGGGAAAATCAGAGTTATCCCCGCTTCAAATATTCCCCTAGTTGTTTTAGGTGCTTTTTTACTTTGGATAGGCTGGTTCGGTTTTAATGGTGGAAGTATTGGCTCTATTTCTAGTGTAGAAAATGCAAATTTGGTAGCAAAAACTATAATGAATACAAATACAGCTGGTTTATCTGGTGCTTTAATTGCCGGAATTATGATGTATGTTAGATATAAACTTTTTGATATTACGATGATTTTAAATGGTGCTTTAGGTGGCTTAGTTGCAGTTACTGCTGGACCTGATTTATATGATATGTACACTCCTATCTTAATAGGTTTAGTTGGTGGTACCTTAGTTGTTTTTGCTGTTCCTATCTTTGATAAATTTAAATTAGATGATCCCGTCGGTGCTTTATCTGTGCATCTAGTAAATGGCATCTGGGGAACATTAGCAGTTGGGATTTTTGTAGATAGCATTTCTTTTATGGCTCAACTTAAAGGTGTTGTAGTTGTTGCATTTTTTGCTTTTAGTGTATCTTTTGTAGTTTTATATCTTATCAATAAAATTTCTAAGTTTAGAGCAGATGATGATGCTCAACAAGAGGGAATGGATGTTAATGAGTGTGGGGTGGAAGCATATCCAGAATTTAGAAGGGCAATATAA
- a CDS encoding energy transducer TonB — protein MSAFFIWKSIPSVKKIECNDKICIKLCDVVSQKQIIKPPSKPKAKPKKITKAKLEPILVQKVIQEEFIKEPEVIEEKKEVSQTMEVVIAKSVAVEDTMTKQKRVKNDYLQKHIAEIQRLLQENLYYPRRAREREIVGEVRIEFTLSTDAKAHSIKVISSNSEILSRAAVKTIEDLSGKFPKPKEELTITVPMTYSLIKN, from the coding sequence GTGTCTGCTTTTTTTATTTGGAAGAGTATTCCATCTGTTAAAAAAATTGAGTGTAATGATAAGATTTGCATTAAACTTTGTGATGTAGTAAGTCAAAAACAAATCATAAAACCACCTTCAAAACCTAAAGCAAAGCCAAAAAAAATAACAAAAGCTAAACTTGAACCGATTCTTGTACAAAAAGTTATCCAAGAAGAGTTTATAAAAGAACCTGAAGTTATTGAAGAAAAAAAAGAAGTTTCACAAACAATGGAAGTAGTAATAGCAAAAAGTGTTGCAGTAGAAGATACAATGACTAAACAAAAAAGAGTCAAAAATGATTATTTACAAAAGCATATAGCAGAAATACAAAGACTTTTACAAGAAAACTTATACTATCCAAGAAGAGCGAGGGAAAGAGAAATAGTGGGAGAAGTGAGAATTGAGTTTACACTATCTACAGATGCTAAAGCACACTCCATTAAAGTAATCTCATCAAATAGTGAAATCCTTAGTAGAGCGGCTGTAAAAACTATTGAAGATTTATCTGGTAAATTTCCAAAACCAAAAGAAGAGCTTACAATTACTGTTCCTATGACTTACTCATTGATAAAAAATTAA
- a CDS encoding cytochrome C yields MRIIALLILSSTIILASTYTKADRIKDMQIMEKAMSTISTGILYNNPDIVKEGAISLSDAIRRVKPPIEVETEKDPMARYMNNRVTFSYKIVRNIDKKVKTILERFKAGDSRAASQAHAKIMKQCIQCHYEVLDW; encoded by the coding sequence ATGAGAATAATAGCGTTGTTAATATTATCTAGTACAATAATTTTGGCTAGTACTTACACTAAAGCAGACAGAATTAAAGATATGCAAATTATGGAAAAAGCTATGTCAACTATATCTACAGGAATTTTATATAATAATCCAGATATAGTTAAAGAAGGTGCAATATCACTCTCAGACGCAATAAGAAGAGTTAAACCTCCAATTGAGGTAGAAACTGAAAAAGACCCAATGGCTAGATATATGAATAATAGAGTAACATTTAGTTATAAAATTGTTAGAAATATTGATAAGAAAGTAAAAACTATTTTGGAAAGATTTAAGGCTGGTGATTCAAGAGCGGCTTCTCAAGCTCATGCAAAAATAATGAAACAATGTATTCAGTGTCATTATGAAGTTTTAGACTGGTAA
- a CDS encoding IS256 family transposase: protein MNYLKDLHKFNQPRRVKKQLASGEITSLDDIANEFKNILKEVIQIASQEELTPLLTAIKAVYPKAEIQRCIVHQIRSSLKFVSWKDRKAVAKDLKSVYSSINEEDAQLALTDFNDIWGKRYPNITVSWTNHWAELSTFFKYPDSARKLIYTTNPIESINATIKRKTKSKGSFPTVESAYKLMYLATQEQQNKWNMSSVRNWFEIYTQRAEPPQLSIFFSEIMSKYTN from the coding sequence GTGAATTATTTAAAGGATTTACATAAGTTTAATCAACCACGAAGAGTTAAAAAACAATTAGCATCAGGAGAGATAACTTCTCTAGATGATATTGCAAATGAGTTTAAAAATATACTCAAAGAAGTGATACAAATTGCATCCCAAGAAGAGCTAACTCCGCTGTTGACAGCAATAAAAGCCGTTTATCCTAAAGCTGAGATACAAAGATGTATTGTTCATCAAATCAGGAGCTCCCTGAAGTTCGTATCTTGGAAAGATAGAAAGGCAGTTGCTAAAGATCTTAAGTCTGTGTATTCATCCATAAATGAAGAAGATGCTCAATTAGCACTTACAGATTTTAACGATATTTGGGGTAAAAGATATCCTAACATTACTGTTTCTTGGACAAATCACTGGGCTGAACTCTCAACTTTTTTCAAATATCCAGATTCAGCTAGAAAACTAATTTACACTACAAATCCAATAGAATCTATAAATGCAACAATAAAAAGAAAGACTAAATCTAAAGGTTCATTTCCTACTGTAGAATCTGCTTATAAGCTAATGTATCTCGCTACACAAGAGCAACAAAACAAATGGAATATGTCGAGTGTCAGAAATTGGTTTGAGATTTATACCCAAAGGGCAGAACCTCCTCAACTTAGTATATTTTTCAGTGAAATTATGTCAAAATATACTAATTGA
- a CDS encoding IS5 family transposase gives MQLSFFDHAMKYQGGKKSMKFLNEMKEIIPFEAIEKILIEKNVYKPNKGKTGRPSIPSKILVGSLFLQNWYGLSDPMTEELIHDRISFRKFLDIRDEDTIPDETTICKFRNKLIKEEILGDIFEEVKKMMESKRLILNEGTLIDATLIHSSEPKRKKDDKDKVISNKAHDSDATYTSKRGRKHHGLKMHIATDTNGIIKKVIATTASTHDSTQFDKLTEDENKAIFADSGYMQKARKVALRAKGIFAGIVERRVRGQSKLRPKQSRNNTRFSKIRCLVELPFAFIKQHMNFRKTRYRGIEKNQQHFFMLAACYNLRRTPALVRARN, from the coding sequence ATGCAACTAAGTTTTTTTGACCATGCCATGAAATACCAAGGTGGTAAGAAGAGTATGAAGTTTTTAAATGAGATGAAAGAGATTATTCCATTTGAAGCTATTGAGAAGATACTTATAGAGAAAAATGTATACAAACCCAACAAAGGTAAGACAGGAAGACCATCTATTCCATCAAAGATATTAGTAGGCTCACTTTTTTTACAAAACTGGTATGGATTGTCAGACCCAATGACCGAAGAGCTTATACATGACCGTATAAGCTTCAGAAAGTTTCTTGATATAAGAGATGAAGATACTATTCCAGATGAAACAACTATTTGTAAATTTAGAAACAAGCTTATCAAAGAAGAGATACTTGGTGATATATTTGAAGAAGTAAAAAAGATGATGGAATCTAAAAGACTTATACTCAATGAGGGAACTCTTATAGACGCTACTCTCATCCACTCAAGCGAACCAAAGAGAAAAAAAGATGACAAGGATAAAGTTATTTCAAATAAAGCCCATGATTCTGATGCAACCTATACTTCAAAAAGAGGTCGTAAACATCATGGATTAAAGATGCATATAGCAACTGATACAAACGGTATCATCAAAAAAGTAATAGCTACAACTGCATCAACACACGATAGTACACAGTTTGATAAGCTGACAGAAGATGAAAATAAAGCAATATTCGCAGATAGTGGCTATATGCAAAAGGCAAGAAAAGTGGCACTAAGAGCAAAAGGTATTTTTGCTGGTATAGTTGAAAGACGAGTAAGAGGTCAATCGAAACTAAGACCTAAACAATCAAGAAATAATACAAGATTCTCAAAGATAAGATGTCTCGTGGAATTACCATTCGCATTTATAAAACAACATATGAACTTCAGAAAAACCAGATATCGGGGAATAGAGAAAAATCAACAACACTTTTTTATGTTGGCTGCTTGTTATAATCTGAGACGGACACCTGCACTGGTAAGGGCTAGGAACTGA
- a CDS encoding tetratricopeptide repeat protein: MKILFILFTYIWVLNANITLSSSTYKKLTHIQKLSESKQYTKALNIINELLKKELNKADKAYILQSQGFLFLSVENLKQAILSFKKMNNLNIMNKKNYLNTTYNIAQLHLSLKEYKQAIKYLNIWIKKTTEKKPKAHILLAQSYIAIKQNKKAIKSIKQAIKLQSILKRKIPINWYELLFSNYYQLKDYKNSIKTLYSIIYIEPKNKNYWLYLSQIYTIENQVQKGLSIFEQTYNLKILEEKDILQFISFLLQNELYYKGAELLSSHLKNKTIQTNEKNLKLLFDAYFNAREYISSLSILNKLINLTNKNKYILQKARLYVMLHQNKKAIMSYESIIKKKKSKEFPISNLELSYLYHENNIIEKCISCLNEATKHRETKKIALAFLKQLRIVAK, translated from the coding sequence ATGAAAATACTATTTATATTGTTTACATATATATGGGTCTTAAATGCAAATATAACACTTTCTTCAAGTACATATAAAAAATTAACTCATATTCAAAAACTAAGCGAGAGCAAACAATATACTAAAGCACTCAATATAATAAATGAACTTTTAAAAAAAGAGTTAAATAAGGCAGATAAAGCATACATACTCCAAAGCCAAGGTTTTTTATTTCTTTCTGTAGAAAACTTAAAACAAGCTATTTTATCTTTTAAAAAAATGAATAATTTAAATATAATGAATAAAAAAAATTATTTAAATACTACATATAATATAGCACAACTTCATCTGTCTTTGAAAGAGTACAAACAAGCCATAAAATATTTAAATATTTGGATAAAAAAAACAACAGAAAAAAAACCTAAAGCTCATATATTGTTAGCTCAAAGCTATATTGCAATAAAACAAAATAAAAAAGCAATAAAAAGTATAAAGCAAGCTATTAAACTGCAAAGTATTCTCAAAAGAAAAATTCCAATCAATTGGTATGAATTATTATTTTCAAATTATTATCAGTTGAAAGATTATAAAAACTCGATTAAAACACTTTATTCTATTATATACATAGAACCAAAAAATAAGAATTATTGGTTGTATTTATCACAAATCTATACTATTGAAAATCAAGTCCAAAAAGGCTTAAGTATTTTTGAACAAACATATAATCTAAAAATATTAGAAGAAAAAGATATTTTACAATTTATAAGTTTTCTATTACAAAATGAACTATATTACAAAGGAGCTGAACTTTTATCTAGCCATCTAAAAAATAAAACGATACAAACAAATGAAAAAAATCTAAAACTGCTTTTTGATGCATACTTTAATGCAAGGGAATATATTTCTTCCTTAAGTATTTTAAATAAATTAATAAATCTAACAAATAAAAATAAATACATTTTACAAAAAGCAAGATTATATGTTATGTTACATCAAAATAAAAAAGCAATTATGTCATATGAATCAATAATTAAAAAGAAAAAATCAAAAGAGTTTCCAATATCAAATTTAGAATTAAGTTATCTTTACCATGAAAACAATATAATTGAAAAATGTATAAGTTGTTTAAATGAAGCTACAAAACATCGAGAAACAAAAAAAATTGCACTTGCTTTTTTAAAACAATTAAGAATTGTTGCAAAGTAA
- a CDS encoding energy transducer TonB produces MTIIRFFLPIVALFFTLTLYWMLNQTIIISNNKSTQTKYGNISFIRMINESKIEKKHRVKKKLPKPKKIKTPPKITTNINKVNFAMQKTKLNINISPIKLSMNINNNGFLNGAIFTKSDITQNTSAMPILRIPPMYPRRAKILKKEGYVKVQLLIGKDGLVKNAIILDSNPKNIFDDAALQSVYGWKFKPKQVNGQRIEQMAEQILEFKLR; encoded by the coding sequence ATGACAATTATACGATTTTTTTTACCTATTGTTGCCCTCTTTTTTACTCTAACACTATATTGGATGCTAAATCAAACCATTATAATTAGCAATAATAAATCTACTCAAACTAAATACGGAAATATAAGTTTTATAAGAATGATCAATGAAAGTAAAATCGAGAAAAAACATAGAGTAAAGAAAAAGTTGCCAAAACCTAAAAAAATTAAAACTCCTCCAAAAATAACTACAAATATAAATAAAGTAAACTTTGCGATGCAAAAAACCAAACTAAATATAAATATTTCACCTATTAAGTTATCAATGAATATAAATAATAATGGTTTTTTAAATGGTGCAATTTTCACTAAATCGGATATCACACAAAATACTTCAGCAATGCCAATACTTAGGATACCTCCTATGTACCCACGAAGAGCTAAAATACTTAAAAAAGAGGGTTATGTAAAAGTGCAACTACTTATAGGTAAAGATGGGTTAGTGAAAAACGCAATTATCTTAGATTCCAATCCAAAAAACATATTTGATGATGCTGCATTACAAAGCGTATATGGTTGGAAATTTAAACCAAAACAAGTAAATGGACAAAGAATAGAGCAAATGGCTGAACAAATTTTAGAATTTAAATTAAGGTAA
- a CDS encoding biopolymer transporter ExbD: protein MRKRDFFEDNEDAGIDMTPMLDIVFIMLIFFIVTTSFVKESGIDINRPIAQTSQKKDKGNNILVAITSNEEIWIDKRQIDLRALRANIQRLTNGDDKTSIIIQADMESKTGLLVAVMDQIKMAGIQSISIATKKE, encoded by the coding sequence ATGAGAAAAAGAGATTTTTTTGAAGATAATGAAGATGCAGGCATAGATATGACACCTATGCTTGATATTGTTTTTATAATGCTTATATTTTTTATAGTTACTACATCTTTTGTAAAAGAATCAGGTATTGACATAAACAGACCAATTGCACAAACATCTCAAAAAAAAGATAAAGGCAATAATATTTTAGTTGCAATTACAAGCAATGAAGAAATATGGATAGATAAAAGGCAAATTGATTTAAGAGCATTAAGAGCAAATATACAAAGATTAACTAACGGTGATGATAAAACTTCAATTATAATTCAAGCAGATATGGAATCAAAAACTGGTCTTTTAGTCGCGGTTATGGATCAAATTAAAATGGCGGGTATACAAAGTATATCAATAGCGACAAAAAAAGAGTAA
- a CDS encoding MotA/TolQ/ExbB proton channel family protein, whose protein sequence is MLDFLYTINSFIERGGDVLIVIFIVALAMWSVILDKLFYHFFVYKKKIYLIKIQNKQLNKMSFLSTKNKIENGMNFIKISIMVAPLLGLLGTVTGMIEVFDTISILGNSDARAMSSGISQATIPTMVGMSVALSGMIFKTYLEQVNKKKLRFLSEKLHIEFKGKRRK, encoded by the coding sequence ATGCTTGATTTTTTGTATACGATTAACTCTTTCATTGAAAGAGGAGGAGATGTTTTAATTGTCATTTTCATTGTTGCTTTAGCTATGTGGTCGGTTATCTTAGATAAATTATTTTATCATTTTTTTGTTTATAAAAAAAAAATTTACTTAATAAAAATACAAAATAAACAATTAAATAAGATGTCTTTTTTGTCTACAAAAAATAAAATTGAAAATGGAATGAACTTTATTAAAATTTCTATTATGGTTGCTCCACTTTTAGGTCTTCTTGGCACTGTAACAGGGATGATTGAAGTATTCGATACTATCTCAATATTGGGAAATTCTGATGCAAGAGCAATGTCAAGCGGCATATCTCAAGCTACTATTCCTACCATGGTAGGAATGAGTGTTGCACTTAGTGGCATGATATTTAAAACATATTTGGAGCAAGTTAACAAAAAAAAATTACGCTTTTTAAGTGAAAAACTTCATATTGAATTTAAAGGAAAAAGAAGAAAATGA